A genomic window from Flavobacterium johnsoniae includes:
- a CDS encoding T9SS type A sorting domain-containing protein, producing the protein MKKNLLFVAVFLMTVQLWAQTIQINEASGWLETAFVKWQPVSGAQTYNVYYTGNAFTDKKIDDQLIRNYGSYFRADIPGLKAGSYTVKVKPVVNGIEGTGATTGTLTVSAHDRNGFAFEGGRIPGGYKADGTPKDNAVILYITQNTKNTISMNITGASSNPCIGLQNILYAIKKGKDTRPFIIRLIGNITDMTVMEGGDVVIENSNNASSYVTFEGIGNDAVANGWGVRLKSASNIEVNNIGFMNCDSTAGDNVGMQQDNDHIWVHNCDLFYGNAGSDADQIKGDGALDNKTSTYITLSYNHFWDNGKASLLGLSEGTTSGLYITYHHNWFDHSDSRHPRVRYYSAHIYNNYYDGVSKYGAGSTMGSSLFVEGNYFRNSKHPMLTSLQGSDIWDETNQVNNAGTMGTFSGEAGGSIKAFNNTFDASNATNNMRFVAYNDPNPLYNISGKISSTTDFDAYLATTRGEVVSTSVKSKSGANTYNNFDTDAALYVKNLTIDQPATAKTKTMQYAGRVSGGDLQWTFNNATDDTSSLVITALKSALTNYTGTLVAVQGEGNPPAGTQTLTLTSSSNNNQTVVSGTAITSIVFTWGGDATDATVTGLPASGLTFVKNSTAKTITISGTPTATVSYSIATSGTSGSPATGSGTVTVTAAGNQTLTSTGNNNQTVSSGTAIASIVFTWGGNATDATVTGLPASGLTFAKNSTSKTITISGTPTANVSYSITTSGSAGSPATASGTITVTTGSGSGNEIHNFTASGKTSTFYSITGNMNSTPGSVTYNGLTLTERLKIESSTTINYTTTNSSTLTLVFDSNFTGTIKVDNVSYTASSGIVTASIAAGSHSITKGSVANLFYISTVYGGGTLKVAPVSESITAENAKIILYPNPVSNTLYLSDTNQKVEKILIYNISGNLVVTSEKSENIDTSSLIPGTYLAKIYTVDGSFNQTLIKK; encoded by the coding sequence ATGAAAAAAAACCTACTTTTCGTAGCGGTCTTTCTCATGACCGTACAGCTATGGGCGCAAACTATTCAAATTAATGAAGCCTCGGGCTGGTTAGAAACTGCATTTGTAAAATGGCAACCTGTCAGTGGAGCTCAAACTTACAACGTCTATTATACCGGCAACGCATTTACAGATAAGAAAATAGACGATCAGCTTATCAGAAATTACGGTTCGTATTTCCGAGCGGACATTCCTGGGCTTAAAGCGGGATCTTACACAGTGAAAGTAAAACCAGTTGTAAATGGCATAGAAGGAACTGGTGCTACGACAGGAACTCTAACGGTATCTGCTCACGATAGAAATGGCTTTGCATTTGAAGGCGGCCGTATTCCTGGAGGTTATAAAGCTGATGGAACCCCAAAGGATAATGCCGTAATACTTTACATTACGCAAAATACAAAAAACACGATTTCTATGAATATAACTGGGGCAAGTTCAAATCCTTGTATTGGTTTGCAAAATATTCTTTATGCAATCAAAAAAGGAAAAGATACGCGACCGTTTATTATTCGCTTAATTGGAAATATAACCGATATGACAGTTATGGAAGGTGGCGATGTTGTTATTGAAAACTCTAACAATGCATCAAGTTATGTAACTTTTGAAGGCATTGGAAATGATGCTGTTGCAAATGGCTGGGGCGTTCGCTTAAAATCGGCTTCAAACATTGAAGTAAACAATATCGGATTCATGAATTGTGACAGTACCGCAGGTGACAACGTTGGAATGCAACAAGATAACGACCATATTTGGGTTCACAATTGTGATCTATTCTACGGAAATGCAGGAAGTGATGCTGACCAGATAAAAGGCGATGGTGCTTTAGACAATAAGACATCGACGTATATTACACTTTCTTATAATCACTTTTGGGACAATGGAAAAGCAAGTTTATTGGGTTTAAGCGAAGGAACAACATCTGGATTGTATATCACTTACCATCACAACTGGTTTGATCATTCTGATTCTCGTCATCCGCGTGTACGTTATTATTCGGCACATATTTACAATAATTATTATGACGGTGTTTCTAAATACGGAGCAGGTTCTACAATGGGTTCTTCTCTTTTTGTAGAAGGAAATTATTTTAGAAATAGTAAACATCCAATGTTGACTTCTCTTCAAGGTTCTGATATTTGGGACGAAACCAATCAAGTAAATAATGCAGGAACAATGGGAACTTTTTCTGGTGAAGCTGGAGGAAGCATTAAAGCATTTAATAATACGTTTGACGCCTCGAACGCAACAAATAATATGCGTTTTGTAGCTTACAATGATCCAAACCCATTATACAATATATCTGGAAAAATTAGTTCTACAACAGATTTCGATGCTTATCTTGCGACTACAAGAGGAGAAGTTGTAAGTACTTCAGTAAAATCTAAATCGGGTGCCAATACTTATAACAACTTCGATACTGATGCTGCTTTATATGTAAAAAATTTGACAATCGATCAGCCTGCTACAGCTAAAACCAAAACAATGCAATATGCTGGACGTGTTTCTGGAGGAGATTTACAATGGACTTTTAACAACGCAACTGACGACACTTCTTCACTAGTTATTACAGCATTAAAATCGGCACTTACCAATTATACGGGAACTTTAGTTGCTGTACAAGGTGAAGGAAATCCGCCAGCGGGAACTCAAACTCTTACGTTAACTTCTTCTTCAAACAATAATCAAACGGTTGTTAGCGGTACTGCAATTACTTCAATTGTGTTTACTTGGGGAGGAGACGCAACGGACGCAACAGTAACAGGATTACCAGCTTCTGGATTGACTTTTGTAAAAAATTCGACAGCTAAAACCATAACAATTTCGGGTACACCAACGGCAACCGTTTCGTACTCGATTGCAACTTCTGGAACTAGTGGTTCCCCTGCCACTGGTTCAGGAACTGTAACAGTCACGGCTGCAGGAAACCAAACTTTAACTTCTACAGGAAATAATAATCAAACTGTATCTTCTGGAACCGCAATTGCTTCTATTGTATTTACTTGGGGCGGAAATGCGACTGACGCAACCGTTACTGGATTACCAGCTTCTGGATTAACTTTTGCGAAAAATTCAACATCAAAAACTATTACAATTTCTGGTACGCCAACGGCAAATGTTTCTTATTCTATAACGACTTCAGGAAGTGCAGGTTCACCAGCAACAGCATCAGGAACTATAACAGTAACAACTGGTTCAGGCTCAGGAAATGAAATTCACAATTTTACTGCTTCAGGCAAAACGAGTACCTTCTACTCTATCACAGGAAATATGAATTCTACACCTGGTTCTGTAACTTATAACGGATTAACATTAACGGAACGTTTGAAAATTGAATCAAGTACAACTATAAATTATACGACTACAAATTCCTCAACATTAACTTTAGTTTTTGACTCCAATTTTACAGGAACAATTAAAGTAGACAATGTTTCGTATACAGCATCTTCTGGAATTGTAACTGCGTCAATCGCTGCTGGTTCTCATAGTATAACTAAAGGTTCTGTTGCAAATTTATTTTATATCAGTACAGTTTATGGAGGAGGAACTTTAAAAGTTGCACCAGTTTCAGAGTCAATCACGGCTGAAAATGCAAAAATTATATTGTATCCAAATCCTGTCTCAAATACTTTATATTTATCAGATACAAATCAGAAAGTTGAAAAAATACTGATTTATAATATTTCTGGAAATTTAGTAGTTACTTCTGAAAAATCTGAAAATATCGACACTAGCAGTTTGATTCCGGGAACTTATTTAGCCAAAATTTATACTGTTGACGGATCATTCAACCAAACACTTATTAAAAAATAA
- a CDS encoding complex I subunit 4 family protein: MNVSTILIILLIGAFATYFSGDKLASKVALLFSLAALGCSIVLLNNYNAGENISVINSWITQPKISFALNADGLGLAMVLLTAALTPIIIFSSFGNEYKNAKAFYGLILFMAFAMTGTFLAADGLLYYIFWELALIPIYFIALIWGNGDAEERRKAVVKFFIYTLAGSLFMLTAFIYLYTKAGSFLIEDLYKLNLSACEQLWIFLAFFLAYAIKIPIIPFHTWQANVYQKAPTVGTMLLSGIMLKMGLYSVLRWQLPIAPLAAKEYMNIFIALGIAGVIYGSIVALRQKDLKKLLAYSSLAHVGLIAAGSYTLTLDGLRGAVMQMIAHGFVVVGLFFAAEVIFRRFETREISEMGGIRTQSPKFTSMFLILVLASVALPSTFNFVGEFTVLYSLSQINIWFAILGGTTIILGAYYMLRMFQHVMLGETNSKAFADVSLNEGISFAVIIAVLLFFGFYPKPITDLITPSLENILQVINKN, encoded by the coding sequence ATGAACGTTTCTACTATATTAATTATACTTTTAATTGGTGCATTTGCCACTTATTTTTCTGGTGACAAACTAGCTTCGAAAGTTGCTTTGCTTTTTAGCTTAGCTGCTTTAGGATGTTCAATTGTATTATTGAATAATTATAATGCTGGCGAAAATATCAGCGTAATCAACAGCTGGATTACACAGCCAAAAATTTCTTTTGCTTTAAATGCAGACGGACTTGGGCTTGCAATGGTTTTATTAACTGCAGCTTTAACTCCGATTATCATATTTTCTTCTTTTGGAAATGAATACAAAAATGCCAAAGCTTTTTACGGATTAATCTTGTTTATGGCTTTTGCTATGACAGGAACTTTCTTAGCTGCTGATGGTTTATTATATTACATTTTCTGGGAGTTAGCCCTTATTCCGATTTACTTTATCGCTTTAATCTGGGGTAACGGCGATGCTGAAGAACGCAGAAAAGCAGTAGTTAAATTCTTTATTTATACACTTGCTGGTTCGTTATTCATGTTAACTGCCTTTATTTATTTATATACAAAAGCAGGTTCTTTCTTAATTGAAGATTTATACAAATTAAATTTATCGGCTTGCGAACAATTATGGATTTTCTTAGCATTCTTTTTAGCTTATGCTATTAAAATTCCAATTATTCCTTTCCATACATGGCAGGCAAATGTGTACCAAAAAGCACCAACTGTTGGAACAATGCTTTTATCTGGTATCATGCTAAAAATGGGATTATACAGTGTACTTCGTTGGCAGTTGCCAATTGCACCTTTAGCTGCAAAAGAATATATGAATATTTTTATCGCTTTAGGAATTGCTGGAGTTATCTACGGATCAATCGTTGCATTGAGACAAAAAGATCTTAAAAAATTATTAGCTTATTCTTCTCTTGCGCACGTTGGATTAATCGCTGCAGGTTCTTATACATTAACTCTTGATGGTTTAAGAGGAGCTGTTATGCAAATGATTGCTCACGGATTTGTTGTCGTGGGATTATTCTTTGCAGCTGAAGTAATTTTCAGAAGATTTGAAACTAGAGAAATTTCAGAAATGGGCGGTATTCGTACACAATCTCCAAAATTTACTTCAATGTTTTTAATCTTAGTATTAGCTTCTGTTGCTTTACCAAGTACATTTAACTTTGTTGGAGAATTTACAGTATTGTATAGTTTATCTCAAATTAATATCTGGTTTGCTATTCTTGGTGGAACTACTATTATTTTAGGAGCTTACTATATGTTAAGAATGTTCCAACATGTAATGTTAGGAGAAACCAATTCTAAAGCTTTTGCAGATGTTTCTTTAAACGAAGGAATTTCATTTGCTGTAATTATTGCTGTTTTATTGTTTTTCGGATTTTATCCAAAACCAATTACAGATTTGATTACACCAAGCTTGGAAAACATTTTACAAGTTATCAATAAGAACTAA
- a CDS encoding NuoI/complex I 23 kDa subunit family protein, with amino-acid sequence MSIETISLSGRKKVVSNKDMTFIERLYLVAIVKGLFITVKHLFRKKVTIHYPEQVREMSPVYRGQHMLKRDEQGRENCTACGLCALSCPAEAITMKAAERKPDEKHLYREEKYAEIYEINMLRCIFCGLCEEACPKDAIYLTTSKVLVPASYEREDFIFGKDKLVMPLEMAMKNAQLKNAN; translated from the coding sequence ATGTCAATAGAAACTATATCATTATCGGGTAGAAAAAAAGTGGTGTCAAATAAGGACATGACTTTTATTGAGCGATTGTATCTTGTGGCGATTGTGAAAGGTTTATTTATTACCGTAAAACACCTTTTCAGAAAAAAAGTTACCATTCATTATCCTGAGCAGGTTCGTGAAATGAGTCCAGTTTATCGTGGTCAGCATATGTTGAAACGTGATGAACAAGGTCGTGAAAACTGTACTGCTTGCGGATTATGTGCTTTATCATGCCCAGCAGAAGCAATCACTATGAAAGCTGCTGAACGCAAGCCTGATGAAAAACACTTATATAGAGAAGAGAAATATGCTGAAATCTACGAAATCAATATGCTTCGTTGTATTTTCTGCGGTTTATGTGAAGAAGCTTGTCCAAAAGACGCTATTTACTTAACTACTTCTAAAGTATTAGTTCCTGCTAGTTACGAAAGGGAAGATTTCATTTTCGGGAAAGACAAATTAGTAATGCCTTTAGAAATGGCCATGAAAAATGCTCAACTTAAAAACGCTAACTAA
- the nuoL gene encoding NADH-quinone oxidoreductase subunit L, which produces MDTNLALILVLTPLLGFLVNVFFGKSLGKTVSGAIGTIAVAISFVVSLLLFNQITSTGKGIEVTLFDWIQISNLKINLGFLLDQLSVLWLLFVTGIGYLIHLYSISYMHDDENMHKFFSYLNLFVFFMITLVIGSNLLVLFIGWEGVGLCSYLLIGFWHKNQDYNDAAKKAFIMNRIGDLGLLIGMFIIGSMFSTLDYATLKTAIAGATNLNLPLLSLAALCLFIGACGKSAQIPLYTWLPDAMAGPTPVSALIHAATMVTAGIFMVTRLNFVFDLATDVQSVIAIIGAITSLVAATIGLVQNDIKKVLAYSTVSQLGLMFLALGFGAYEVAVFHVITHAFFKACLFLGSGSVIHGLHGEQDMRNMGGLRKAMPITFWTMLISSLAISGVPFFSGFFSKDEILLTAFHHSIPLYVVGSVASIMTAFYMFRLMFLTFFKEFRGTEEQKHHLHESGSLITIPLIILAILATFGGLISLPGNSWLNEYLAPLFTKVAGEEHHLGTTEYTLMGVAVLGGLLGILIAYVKYFKQDNVPETDENITGLSKVLYNKYYVDEIYDAVFVAPVNSLSKFFRDYIETGLSALVFGLGKIANEIAFQGKKLQTGSIGLYLFVFVLGLCAIVSYIFLAQ; this is translated from the coding sequence ATGGATACCAATTTAGCTTTAATTTTAGTTTTAACTCCTTTACTAGGTTTTCTAGTAAATGTCTTTTTTGGAAAAAGCTTAGGCAAAACAGTTTCTGGTGCAATCGGAACTATTGCCGTAGCAATTTCTTTTGTAGTTTCTCTTTTACTTTTTAATCAAATAACTTCAACCGGAAAAGGAATTGAGGTTACCTTATTTGATTGGATTCAAATTAGCAACTTAAAAATCAACCTTGGATTTTTATTAGATCAATTATCAGTTCTTTGGTTACTTTTTGTAACAGGAATTGGATACTTGATTCACTTATACTCTATTAGTTACATGCATGATGACGAAAACATGCACAAATTCTTCTCTTACTTGAATTTGTTCGTTTTCTTTATGATTACGCTTGTAATTGGAAGCAACTTATTAGTTCTTTTCATCGGATGGGAAGGTGTTGGACTTTGTTCTTACCTATTGATCGGATTCTGGCATAAAAACCAAGACTATAATGATGCTGCAAAAAAAGCTTTCATCATGAACAGAATTGGAGATTTAGGTTTATTAATCGGAATGTTCATCATCGGTTCGATGTTTTCTACATTAGATTATGCAACTTTAAAAACTGCAATTGCTGGAGCTACTAACTTAAATTTACCATTACTTTCTTTAGCAGCTTTATGTTTATTCATTGGAGCTTGTGGTAAATCTGCTCAAATTCCGTTATACACTTGGTTACCTGATGCGATGGCTGGACCAACTCCAGTTTCTGCTTTGATCCACGCGGCTACGATGGTAACTGCTGGTATCTTTATGGTAACTAGATTAAACTTTGTTTTTGATCTTGCAACTGATGTTCAATCTGTAATTGCAATTATTGGAGCAATCACTTCATTAGTTGCGGCTACAATTGGTTTAGTTCAAAACGATATCAAAAAAGTATTGGCTTACTCTACAGTTTCTCAATTAGGTTTAATGTTTTTAGCATTAGGATTTGGAGCTTATGAAGTAGCGGTTTTTCACGTAATCACTCACGCTTTCTTTAAAGCTTGTTTATTCTTAGGATCTGGATCTGTAATTCATGGATTACATGGAGAACAAGATATGCGTAACATGGGAGGTTTGCGTAAAGCAATGCCAATCACATTCTGGACAATGCTAATTTCTTCATTAGCAATTTCTGGAGTTCCATTCTTCTCTGGATTCTTCTCAAAAGACGAAATTTTATTGACAGCATTCCACCACAGTATTCCATTATACGTTGTTGGATCAGTTGCTTCAATCATGACAGCTTTTTATATGTTCCGTTTAATGTTCTTAACTTTCTTCAAAGAATTTAGAGGAACTGAAGAGCAAAAACATCATTTACACGAAAGTGGTTCGTTAATTACTATTCCACTTATCATCTTAGCTATTTTGGCAACTTTTGGCGGATTGATTAGTTTACCTGGAAACAGCTGGTTAAATGAATACCTTGCTCCTCTTTTCACAAAAGTAGCAGGAGAAGAACACCATTTAGGTACAACAGAATATACTTTAATGGGTGTTGCAGTTTTAGGCGGATTACTTGGAATTTTAATTGCTTACGTAAAATACTTCAAACAAGATAATGTTCCAGAAACTGATGAAAACATTACTGGTTTAAGCAAAGTGTTATACAACAAATATTATGTAGACGAAATTTACGATGCTGTATTTGTAGCGCCTGTTAATAGTCTATCTAAATTTTTTAGAGATTATATCGAAACAGGATTATCTGCTCTTGTATTTGGATTAGGTAAAATAGCAAACGAAATTGCTTTTCAAGGAAAAAAATTACAAACCGGAAGTATAGGATTATATCTATTTGTTTTTGTTTTAGGACTTTGTGCAATTGTTTCCTATATATTTTTAGCTCAATAA
- a CDS encoding NADH-quinone oxidoreductase subunit N: protein MNTLIAITGLGIFCLLFEILNLRKAIIPITILGLLGVLALNFCEFGAEQSYYNNMIAVSKFSTAFSSLFIVLTIFLVALSHNFYQNHPTKISDFVAIKVFLLAGAVAMVSFGNLAMFFLGIEILSIALYVLAASDRLNIKSNEAGMKYFLMGSFASGIILFGICLIYGAMGTFDISEIHESALSAELPIWFPIGLILMIIGMLFKVAAVPFHFWAPDVYEGSPALTTALMSTLAKVVAIATLFKLIAGMNVISSLENQDLLHTFEVIVVIISIASMCVGNIMALRQVNVKRMLAFSGISHAGFMLMTLLTVSASAGVLLYYTTAYALSGIAAFSVILYVCRDQDNEDITNFHGLGKTNPLLAAILTASLLSMAGIPIFSGFFAKLFLFNQTIQAGYIGLVIVAVINSIISVGYYFKLIIAMYSKEPNQERTGRPFLIYAAAVVSIVLNIALGLFPSLVLDLLQ, encoded by the coding sequence ATGAATACATTAATAGCTATAACAGGATTGGGTATTTTCTGCCTATTGTTTGAAATTCTTAATTTAAGAAAGGCCATCATTCCTATTACCATTTTGGGTTTACTAGGGGTATTGGCACTTAATTTCTGTGAGTTTGGAGCTGAACAAAGTTATTACAATAACATGATAGCAGTATCAAAGTTTTCTACAGCTTTTTCGTCATTGTTTATCGTTTTGACAATTTTCCTTGTAGCATTAAGCCATAATTTTTATCAAAATCACCCAACAAAAATTTCAGATTTCGTTGCCATAAAAGTATTTTTATTGGCTGGAGCTGTAGCTATGGTTTCTTTCGGAAACTTAGCAATGTTCTTTTTAGGAATTGAAATCTTATCTATTGCATTATATGTTTTAGCTGCAAGTGATCGTTTGAACATAAAAAGTAACGAAGCAGGTATGAAATATTTCTTGATGGGATCTTTTGCATCAGGAATTATCTTATTCGGAATCTGCTTGATTTATGGTGCAATGGGAACTTTTGATATCAGCGAAATTCACGAAAGTGCTTTATCAGCAGAATTACCAATCTGGTTTCCTATTGGATTAATTTTAATGATTATTGGAATGTTATTTAAAGTTGCTGCAGTTCCTTTTCATTTCTGGGCTCCAGATGTTTACGAAGGCTCTCCAGCTCTAACAACTGCTTTGATGAGTACATTAGCAAAAGTAGTGGCAATTGCAACTTTATTTAAGCTGATTGCTGGTATGAATGTTATTTCTTCTTTAGAAAATCAAGACCTTTTACATACGTTTGAAGTCATTGTGGTTATTATTTCTATTGCATCAATGTGCGTTGGTAATATCATGGCATTAAGACAAGTAAATGTAAAACGTATGCTTGCTTTCTCTGGAATTTCTCACGCAGGTTTCATGTTAATGACTTTGTTAACTGTTTCTGCATCGGCAGGAGTTTTATTGTACTACACAACAGCTTATGCATTGTCTGGAATTGCTGCTTTCAGCGTTATTTTATATGTATGCAGAGATCAAGATAACGAAGACATTACCAACTTCCACGGATTAGGAAAAACAAATCCGTTATTGGCTGCAATTCTTACAGCCTCTTTATTATCAATGGCTGGAATTCCGATTTTCTCTGGATTTTTTGCTAAATTATTCTTATTCAATCAAACGATTCAAGCAGGATATATTGGTTTAGTGATTGTTGCTGTAATCAATTCTATCATAAGTGTTGGTTATTATTTCAAACTAATCATCGCGATGTATTCTAAAGAACCAAATCAAGAAAGAACGGGAAGACCATTCCTTATTTATGCTGCTGCGGTTGTATCAATTGTTTTAAATATAGCTTTAGGTTTATTTCCTTCATTAGTTTTAGATTTATTGCAATAA
- a CDS encoding NADH-quinone oxidoreductase subunit J family protein, giving the protein MIHIPDFAHATTVQVIFCFLAFITVITAFLTIFSRNPIHSAIYLVICFFSIAGHYLLLNSQFLAVVHIIVYSGAIMILFLFTIMLMNLNEQREVHRPRITRLGAIVSFCLILIVLITIFINSKPIVGEYDSTGEDFQSIKVLGKILLDEYMVPFEFASVLLLVAMIGTVLLSKKEKLNK; this is encoded by the coding sequence ATGATACATATTCCTGATTTTGCACACGCAACAACTGTACAAGTTATCTTTTGCTTTTTAGCGTTTATTACTGTTATTACAGCTTTCTTAACTATTTTCAGCAGAAACCCAATTCACTCAGCGATTTACTTAGTAATTTGTTTCTTCTCGATTGCTGGTCATTATTTACTATTAAATTCTCAGTTTTTAGCAGTCGTACATATAATAGTCTACTCTGGAGCTATTATGATTCTGTTCCTGTTTACGATCATGTTGATGAACTTAAACGAACAGCGAGAAGTTCATCGCCCTAGAATTACACGTTTAGGAGCTATTGTATCTTTCTGCTTGATCTTGATTGTTTTAATCACAATCTTCATTAACTCGAAACCAATTGTTGGTGAATACGATTCTACAGGAGAAGATTTCCAATCTATTAAAGTTTTAGGTAAAATTTTATTAGATGAATATATGGTTCCGTTCGAATTTGCTTCTGTTTTACTTTTAGTTGCTATGATTGGAACAGTTCTATTGTCTAAAAAAGAAAAATTAAATAAATAA
- a CDS encoding Bax inhibitor-1/YccA family protein, which produces MNFNSKNPFLNSKRFSSNAEPRTEVHQAQIIDYNQEMTVSGTINKTAILFLILCGAAMVTWWMAFNEINPILPTIGGAIVAFILVIVSAFKPQASPYLAPGYALFEGLFIGGISAIFELKFPGIVINAVGATLVTFLVCLGLYKFKIVKVTEQFKSVVVAATLAIATYYLISWIVSMFTSFTPVHHGNSLMSIGISIFVIIIAALNLFLDFDLIEKGARERMPKFMEWYGAMGLMVTLVWLYIEFLRLLSKFASRD; this is translated from the coding sequence ATGAACTTTAATTCAAAAAACCCATTCTTAAACAGTAAGCGTTTTTCATCAAATGCTGAACCTAGAACTGAAGTACACCAAGCCCAGATTATTGATTACAATCAAGAAATGACGGTATCTGGAACAATTAACAAAACAGCTATTTTATTTCTAATTTTATGCGGTGCCGCTATGGTAACATGGTGGATGGCATTCAATGAAATAAACCCAATTCTACCAACTATTGGAGGTGCAATAGTTGCTTTCATTCTTGTTATTGTTTCCGCTTTTAAACCCCAGGCTTCACCTTATTTAGCACCAGGATATGCTTTATTTGAAGGTTTATTTATTGGAGGAATTTCTGCCATTTTTGAATTAAAATTTCCAGGCATTGTAATTAATGCTGTTGGTGCAACTCTTGTTACTTTCTTGGTTTGTCTTGGTTTATACAAATTCAAAATCGTTAAAGTTACAGAGCAATTTAAATCGGTAGTTGTTGCTGCTACATTGGCAATTGCAACGTATTATTTGATTTCGTGGATTGTATCAATGTTTACAAGCTTTACCCCTGTTCATCATGGAAACTCATTGATGAGCATAGGTATCAGTATTTTTGTAATTATTATTGCTGCACTTAACCTTTTCTTAGATTTTGATTTAATTGAAAAAGGTGCAAGAGAAAGAATGCCAAAATTTATGGAATGGTATGGCGCAATGGGATTAATGGTAACATTAGTTTGGCTATACATCGAATTTTTAAGATTACTATCTAAATTTGCTAGCAGAGATTAA
- the nuoK gene encoding NADH-quinone oxidoreductase subunit NuoK → MGNILNQIGIENYIFLSVVLFCIGIFGVLYRRNAIIVFMSIEIMLNAVNLLFVAFSTYHQDAQGQVFVFFSMAVAAAEVAVGLAILVSIFRNIGSISIDNLKNLKG, encoded by the coding sequence ATGGGTAATATATTAAATCAAATAGGTATTGAAAACTACATATTTTTAAGTGTTGTACTTTTCTGTATTGGTATTTTTGGTGTATTGTACAGACGAAATGCTATTATCGTTTTCATGTCTATCGAAATTATGTTGAATGCGGTGAACCTTTTATTTGTTGCTTTTTCAACTTATCATCAAGATGCACAAGGACAAGTTTTTGTGTTTTTCTCGATGGCGGTTGCTGCAGCCGAAGTTGCGGTAGGATTGGCCATTTTAGTTTCTATCTTTAGAAATATCGGATCAATTAGTATCGATAATTTAAAAAATTTAAAAGGATAA